Proteins from a genomic interval of Clostridia bacterium:
- a CDS encoding helix-turn-helix transcriptional regulator, with translation MRLALRQARLRASLTQAELARRAGLSRAAYTKIEKGYRHPSLRAVAGWREAFLFVPLIGVPIMILQVILGNKKNQDRVYGWIK, from the coding sequence ATGCGCCTTGCCTTGCGCCAAGCACGATTGCGGGCCAGTTTGACCCAGGCCGAGCTCGCCCGCCGGGCAGGGCTCAGCCGCGCCGCGTACACGAAAATCGAAAAAGGGTACAGGCACCCCTCGCTGAGGGCGGTTGCAGGCTGGAGGGAAGCTTTTCTCTTTGTTCCTTTGATTGGCGTGCCAATCATGATACTCCAAGTAATCCTGGGCAACAAGAAAAACCAGGACCGGGTGTACGGCTGGATCAAGTAG
- a CDS encoding helix-turn-helix transcriptional regulator: MNRFGETLKRLREQMDLRQNDLAEMAGVERSTVANWERGAKQPSLDTLVRLSEIFGVSLDELVGTTRVTAPLPPACYFSLTSDPVVKLLAKRTSVPAKAIAAFIAAFHIMGNNYGKRQQSKNC; this comes from the coding sequence ATGAATCGGTTCGGGGAGACATTAAAGAGGTTGCGGGAACAGATGGACCTTCGACAGAACGACCTGGCGGAGATGGCCGGAGTTGAGCGCTCAACCGTTGCCAACTGGGAACGCGGAGCGAAGCAGCCGAGCTTGGACACTTTGGTGAGGCTGAGCGAAATTTTCGGTGTCTCGCTGGACGAACTTGTAGGTACGACAAGGGTGACCGCTCCCCTGCCCCCAGCGTGTTACTTTTCCCTGACTTCGGATCCGGTGGTAAAGCTCCTGGCCAAGCGAACCAGCGTTCCCGCTAAAGCCATCGCCGCTTTCATTGCAGCCTTCCATATTATGGGCAACAATTATGGGAAGCGACAACAATCCAAGAATTGCTAA